The nucleotide window GGTAAAGACATGGACGAATGACATGAATGCCTAGGCACGCTTCAACGCGGCTTATGTTTCAATGCTGGATGGAGCATTGTGTGTCGCCCCCTGAGCGGGGTTCATAGTCCCGCTACCATCGTCATGCGGGGAAAGTACGCAGCCAACGAGATGTGATGCTCGGAATGGCGGAATCCAGTGGACATCGTGAGAACATCTTCAGTCAAGTCACCAgcggtgaggtggtggagagagagcgagagccGTGGACCTTTGGTATGGATACCCCGTGAGTTGTCTGCCTCGAAATGATGGAGATTATGAGGCGCTTGGGGAGATTCTGGGGAAGAGGCAGAGCCACCCGCGTCACCCCCCGACCCCGCGACCCCCGCTTCCGCTGCATGCACTTCCAGTTCCGTGGCCGTGACCCACTCGGCCGTCCACTGCCAGTGCCATCcggggggggaaggatgaACTGGTAGCTGGTACCCCTCGCCACTACTTTGTCCCCTACTGTTTTCCGGCGCAACATGTATTTAAGGTCCTGCGGGGACGCCCTCTCGTCCTCGCTGCTTCCCCATTCCCCTCACAGCTTCCCACCTTGACACCTGAAACAGCGAGCTGGTTTCGTTCTTCCTGTCCCAATCTGTCCATATCCCAAGCTGTTACACGAAGCTGCCAACATCATGGCCAACGTCTTCACCGAGCTCAAGACCCCTACCACGGGCACCTACAAGCAGCCCACCGGACTGTATGTggcttctctttcttccccATAGTGAACCACTCACCCTAACCCTGACTTGTAcagcttcatcaacaacgagTTCGTCGAGGGTGTCGAGAAGAAGACCTTTGAGgtcatcaaccccgccaccgaGGAGGTCATCTGCTCCGTCCACGAAGCCACCGAGGCCGACGTCGACATTGCCGTCAAGGCTGCTCGCGATGCCTTCGAGGGCCCGTGGCGCCAGGTTACCCCTCAGCAGCGTGGAAACTTGCTGCTTAAGCTTGCCGACCTGATCGAGAAGaaccttgagctccttgctTCCGTCGAGTCCCTTGACAATGGCAAGTCCATCACCATGGCTCGTGGAGATGTTGGCGCCGTTGTTGGTTGCATTCGGTACTATGGCGGCTGGGCCGACAAGATTGAGGGCAAGACTATTGATATTGCGCCAGACATGTTCCACTACACCAGACTCGAGCCGGTGCGTTGTCCTTGGGTACGAAGCCACCATAAACTGCTGATGCTAACTGTCGTGTCATTTAGATTGGCGTCTGCGGCCAGATCATCCCATGGAACTTCCCACTTCTGATGCTCGGCTGGAAGATTGGACCTGCTCTGGCTACCGGTAACACTGTTGTTCTCAAGACCGCTGAGCAAACGCCTTTGTCCGGTCTCGTCTTTGCTCAGTTCGTCAAGGAGGCTGGTTTCCCTCCCGGtgttctcaacatcatctctgGCTTCGGCAAGACTGCCGGCGCTGCCATCTCTTCCCATATGGACATCGACAAGGTCGCCTTTACTGGCTCCACTGTTGTTGGCCGCACCATCATGAAGGCCGCTGCCTCTTCTAACCTCAAGAAGGTCACCCTCGAACTGGGCGGCAAGTCCCCCAATATCGTCTTCAACGATGCCGATATCGAGCAGACCATCAGCTGGGTCAACTTTGGTATCTACTTCAACCACGGCCAGTGCTGCTGCGCCGGATCTCGTATCTACGTGCAGTCCGGCATCTACGACAAGTTCGTCGCCGCTTTCAAGAAGCGCGCTGAGGCGAACAAGGTCGGCGACCCATTCCACCCTGAGACCTTCCAAGGCCCCCAGGTGTCTCAGCTCCAATACGATCGTATCATGGAGTACATTGAGTCCGGCAAGAGCGAAGGCGCTACAGTCGAGACTGGTGGTGCCCGTCACGGTGACAAGGGCTACTTCATCCagcccaccatcttcaccaacgtCAGCCCCAAGATGAAGATCATGCAGGAAGAGATCTTCGGCCCCGTCTGCGCTATCGCCAAGTTCgacaccgaggaggaggtcctcCAGATGGCCCACGACACCATTTATGGTCTTGCCTCTGCTGTCCACACCAAGGATCTCAACACCGCGATCCGGGTCGCCAACTCCCTCCGTGCCGGTACCGTCTGGGTCAACTGCTACAACCTGCTTTCGCACCAGCTGCCATTCGGTGGTTATGCTCAGAGTGGTATCGGGCGCGAGTTGGGTGAGGAGGCTTTGGCCAACTACACGCAACACAAGTCTGTCGCCATCAGATTGGGTGGTGCGTTGTTTGGTTAAGCGTCTTGCTGTCGGGATAGGGTAAAAGTGTGTCTGGTTCAGGGGTAATGAATTGGGAGCTTGATGTATTCTTACAATGTAACGTACTCTGGGTTGCGGGTTAGGCCTAATCTTTGGGTGTATCAGGGTTACGAAGTAATGACAAAACGCGATGATATTCGAACATTTTATGATACGTCCTCTTGAACCACACGTTGTCATGTATGGCCAAATTATGGTCTTCAAAAGAAGTGATGATACATGTACCTTTTGAAGGCCTTTGGCAATCCACGATAACTCTGCCATGTTTTTGACCGGTAGAGATCAAGGCGCATCCCTTTCTGCTTCCGGTCTTGTGGGCATACGGAGGGCAGTGCTCTCCGCCAGGGCACATCGGCTGGGCACATCGGCTCGGCCTCTCTCTGTGCAGGAGTCTGGGGGCGAGGATTCTCGGTTTCTTGGGGTTTGACCAACTGCTGGAGGGTCTCTTCCCAGGGCGAGAGTTGATGGCATTTTGATGCTTGAGTTTGATGGATTGGTTGGTGCTGGGGTGTCTTGTTGCTACCAATAGGTTGAAAAGAAGAGTGAAAGGATGAGGTTTGATGGACCGGTATTAGTGGTCTCTACCGCGTTATTTATGCATTTTGAGAGGAACCGGTGATGAGATTGAAACCTAAATTGACCTTGTTACCAAGAATGTGAGACAGACATGTCTATCTGGACGGGCCTGGTGACGATTCTAGGTGCTACAAGACTGATCCGGTATCAGGGTACATTACCTAAAACTCTAGAAAAAGGAACTGTTTGTTGAAGGAATAGCGGGTGAGGCGTTGCGTTTGGGTGTTTGTTTGTGGCCCTGAATATGCCGTGGGATAATGAGAGAGGGCACGTGAGAGGATGAGTGGTCTTGCTAGTCTTGGTCAGGCTTGCAAGTAGGTCTTGCCATTTTAACGATGGATGACTTGGTGGTTCTTTCCTCATGGGCATAGGCGAACTGAACACCTGCCTACACCTGAAACGGGACCCCACCACGTCACATACCCACATGTTCAGGTTGGCTTATTGCAACTGAGCTGGACGCATATTTTCCGCTGGACTTCCAATATGTAGCATACGAAAAAGAAACAGTCCCATTCAAGCTAGCTATACCGACAGCAGCAAAACCTGTAAGAGATTGTCCAGGACCAACTAGACCTTTGCTAATTCCGTTTCCTCGtcaccttcttgatgacctttctcatcccatctccgaccttctcgccctcctccctcgccttctccagcccGCCTGGTTTCAGCCCACCAGGCAAgaaccaccacatcaacaagatGAAAATGAGAATCGCCAGACAGATCGGCTGCAACACTTCCACCCCCTTACTCTGAGCGATGGCCCCCACCGCAAACGGGAACAGTGCCGCGCCCCCTCCGCCGAATGCTGCAGCAAATCCAATCGCTGAAACATGATAATCGCTCGGCAGCAACTTTGTCGCCGCCACAATCGCCGCCGGAAATAACGGACCCAAGAAGAAACCCAAGAACGTAGCAAAGGTTGCCGATGCCGCGAAGTTGGGTACAGTCCAGTAGAGGACTTGCATCACAATCGAGAGCACCAGATAGATGGTGATGGCAAGCTTTTCTCCTATCCTCCCTGTGACaaaacccaacaccacccgtcCCACTGTCAATCCAAGCCAGAAGAAAGTAACAGTCAGACCAGCCAGAAAAGGTTCAGCATTGCGGACTCGCAACATAAACGTTGTGATCCACCCTCCCAGCGACACCTCGGCGCCTACATACCCAAGCAGGAACATGGCGAGGATCCAAGTAATGGGTTCTTTGAGCACTGTTCGAGTCGTGGTTCTCTTTCCACCAGTGGTATCTAAAAACTGAGCTCTGTAGAGCTTGGCCGTCGCCCTCCAGAATGCCGCCGTTAGGAATACGAGACCGACACCATCCAGACCAATCATCACATAGTAAAACGTGTACCACTCCAATCCTCCCTTGGTCACCATCGCTGTCGCAATCAAGGGTCCGATGGTGGCGCCTAAACCGTAAGCGCCGTGAAGAAGACCGAGAAGCTCATTGGCGTTGTGCATATTGCCTATCCAAGCGTTCCAAGCACTGTCTTCGATGCCATTACCGTAGCCGGTGAAAGCTAGGACGACTGGCAGAACGGGATAGGGCGGGTGGAAGACAAGCGGAATGATACCAATGA belongs to Podospora bellae-mahoneyi strain CBS 112042 chromosome 6, whole genome shotgun sequence and includes:
- the ALD5 gene encoding aldehyde dehydrogenase (NAD(P)(+)) ald5 (EggNog:ENOG503NW4N; COG:E), with protein sequence MANVFTELKTPTTGTYKQPTGLFINNEFVEGVEKKTFEVINPATEEVICSVHEATEADVDIAVKAARDAFEGPWRQVTPQQRGNLLLKLADLIEKNLELLASVESLDNGKSITMARGDVGAVVGCIRYYGGWADKIEGKTIDIAPDMFHYTRLEPIGVCGQIIPWNFPLLMLGWKIGPALATGNTVVLKTAEQTPLSGLVFAQFVKEAGFPPGVLNIISGFGKTAGAAISSHMDIDKVAFTGSTVVGRTIMKAAASSNLKKVTLELGGKSPNIVFNDADIEQTISWVNFGIYFNHGQCCCAGSRIYVQSGIYDKFVAAFKKRAEANKVGDPFHPETFQGPQVSQLQYDRIMEYIESGKSEGATVETGGARHGDKGYFIQPTIFTNVSPKMKIMQEEIFGPVCAIAKFDTEEEVLQMAHDTIYGLASAVHTKDLNTAIRVANSLRAGTVWVNCYNLLSHQLPFGGYAQSGIGRELGEEALANYTQHKSVAIRLGGALFG
- a CDS encoding hypothetical protein (COG:G; EggNog:ENOG503Q4CM); translated protein: MSTASPDHVGVDNPNSPRKMDESIIPARDPEKVDLSEETTDEEASAPPLQQRWNQSATNIFRFLGTIYAFILMGMTDGAVGALLPYIETYYSISYTAVSLVFLSPFIGYTLAALSNSLVHHHFGQVGIAVLGPVCRLIGIIPLVFHPPYPVLPVVLAFTGYGNGIEDSAWNAWIGNMHNANELLGLLHGAYGLGATIGPLIATAMVTKGGLEWYTFYYVMIGLDGVGLVFLTAAFWRATAKLYRAQFLDTTGGKRTTTRTVLKEPITWILAMFLLGYVGAEVSLGGWITTFMLRVRNAEPFLAGLTVTFFWLGLTVGRVVLGFVTGRIGEKLAITIYLVLSIVMQVLYWTVPNFAASATFATFLGFFLGPLFPAAIVAATKLLPSDYHVSAIGFAAAFGGGGAALFPFAVGAIAQSKGVEVLQPICLAILIFILLMWWFLPGGLKPGGLEKAREEGEKVGDGMRKVIKKVTRKRN